AATGGTCGATTCATGGACCCCGTCTTCTACGCTCCCGCGGACCTGAACAGGATGGCGACCGTTGGATACGGTCTCGCCGATCCGAACCCGTTCACATTCATCACGGCTGCCGGGGCGCGGTGGCAAAGCTCCTACATCGCCAGTCCCGCGGCGATGTACCACCCGGGAGTCTTCGGTGGTGATGCGGACAGTTCCTTCAAGTCGCCGCTGGCATTTTCGTCGGCGAGCATTTCGCCGACTGTTTCGCAGTGCGCGCATCCAGATCTCAAGAGCCGAATGACCGAGGAGTACTGGCTCCAGTCTCCGCCGCAGGAGAGGCGGGCCTCGTCGACATCCGACGCGCCGCTCTTCAACCATGGCGCCTCGAGCGTGCCCATGACCCTCTTCTTCGATGGCCATGTGGCCCCGATGCCGATTCGGAAGGTGCTGTTGGACAACGAGACTGTCGTGAAGGGCGGCGGCACCGCGCTCTGGATGGACACCGAAATCACGATCGGCAACTGGGCCTCGATCGGCGGCTTCTACTCGAACATTGCGGTCGACGACACCCGCACGAGCGCGCATGTCTTCACACGCGGCGGCATTCTCGGGCGTGATGTCATCACGCCGAGCGAGTGACGCCGCTGCGCTCTCCGTCAATCCCGATAGGCCACATGACACTCCTTGCAGGAGGCGCCGAGCGATTTGAAGGCGGCGGTCACCTTGGCGAGATCCGGATTGCCGCTGGCGAGTTCATTCTCGATGAGCTGCGCCTGCTGATGGCTTGACTCCATCCACGCCTTGAAGTCATCGGGCTTGCGCTGGGTGTAGGCACCGCCCTTCAGGTGAAGAAAGAGATCCGAGAGCCGTCCCGCTTCAGCCGCCGGCACAAGGTCCGGGTGATCGGCCGGTGTCCTCCAGCCCGCCTTCTCGATCAGCCTCAGGTGATCGAAGGCGTGGTCGATGTCGACCATGCCCTGCACGAAGGTGCCGGGCTTCGAGATGGATGGAAAGTCAGCGGGAACCGCGTCGATGGCCTCCTTGGGCAGCGGAGTCGCTTCGCGGGCGCAGGCGTAGAGCCCCTTGTAGCTCGGCGAAGTGCCGGCCATCTTCATGCGCTCGATCATCGCCTCGGTGTTCGACCACCCGAGGGAGACTGCCACCGTCGCGGCGGCACCCGCGCTCCGATGCTTGCCATGGTGACAGTGGATGTACACGGGGCCGTCGGCCAACGCGTCGCGCACGGCGCGGGTGAGTTCCCGCTTGCGCTTCTCGTCGAAGCCGTTGTAGCCGATGGGCAGGTGGATGTATCGGATGCCGCGAGCCTGCGCGAGTTCCACCCGGGGAGTGCCGCCATCGACGGAGATGATCGTCTTGAAGCCGAGCGCCGCGAGCGAGTCGAAGGCTTCCTCGCCCTCGGGCCCGCTGCCCGAGATGAAGTTCTCGTGGAACGCAAGAAGGTTGTGAAGGCCGGGAAGGTCGGCCGGGATCTGATCGGCCATGGTGGGCATGGTGCGCGTGGCGGCGGGCGCGGTGACCGGTGCGGCGGCGTCGGCAGGAGGCGTGGGTGCGCCCGTGGCCGGATCGTGTCGGACGATGCGCGAGGCGGTCACCACGAAGCCGCCGTTCTCGCCGCGCTCAACGAGCTCGCCCTCGACCACCACATGGTCCAGTGACGCCAACCCGGATTGACCGGAGAGCGCGACCGCGAGCGGCCGCCCCCGACCATCCAGCACCTGCACCGTCGCAGTGTTGGCCAGCAGCGTCTCTCGACTCTCGCAGCAGAGGTCCGCGGGCGTCGGGCAGAGGTCATCCTCTCTCTCATTGCATGGAAGCAGCGCCGGGTCCGACACGACCATGATGGCTCGGCCGCTCACGAATGGATTCGCCCGCCCGGCGACTCGAGCGGCGAAGGTGACGCGATCGCCGACCTTGGCGCTGCGCAACACACGCCCAAGTGGAGGCGCCGACGGCAAGGTACCCATCACGATGAGACCGCTGGGCAGGTCCGCCGCGCGCTGGGGCGCCGGTGCGGGTCCCGGGTGCGCCACGGGCGCGGCGAGTGCAGCGTGCGTCAAACCATGCACCAAGGCGCAGGCTGCGGCAAGAAGGGCGGCCAGTGCACGCCTCGAGCGCTGGGCCGCGAGCTCGCGGCGTGAGGCGATGACTTCGAGGGTCTGCGTGCGTGGCATGAGCAGTCATTCTCCTGTGTCAGTATGCGGTTGCACGATGGTGAGTGCGGTGAAATGTGATCCCGAAGGCCGCGCGGTCGGACGGGATCCGCGATGGAGCTCGCCGCGGTGTCATGGCGCCCGCAGCGCCTCGGGAATGGTACGACGAAGCGTAGCGCTCGCGGCCACGGCGGCTCCGAGAAGCGCAAGTGCGAGACCCGCGGCAAGTCCGATCGCGACCGCGAGCATGTCAACGCGAAAGACGAATGAGCCCATCGAGAAGCCGATGCCGACACCGTCGAGCAGCCATCGACAGGCGATGATGGCGCAGGTGGCTGCCGCCGCCGAAAGGAGCAGCGACTCCTGCGTGAAGGAGAGGATGATCGCCACGCGGCCGAAGCCGATGCTC
The Phycisphaeraceae bacterium genome window above contains:
- a CDS encoding cytochrome c, with product MPRTQTLEVIASRRELAAQRSRRALAALLAAACALVHGLTHAALAAPVAHPGPAPAPQRAADLPSGLIVMGTLPSAPPLGRVLRSAKVGDRVTFAARVAGRANPFVSGRAIMVVSDPALLPCNEREDDLCPTPADLCCESRETLLANTATVQVLDGRGRPLAVALSGQSGLASLDHVVVEGELVERGENGGFVVTASRIVRHDPATGAPTPPADAAAPVTAPAATRTMPTMADQIPADLPGLHNLLAFHENFISGSGPEGEEAFDSLAALGFKTIISVDGGTPRVELAQARGIRYIHLPIGYNGFDEKRKRELTRAVRDALADGPVYIHCHHGKHRSAGAAATVAVSLGWSNTEAMIERMKMAGTSPSYKGLYACAREATPLPKEAIDAVPADFPSISKPGTFVQGMVDIDHAFDHLRLIEKAGWRTPADHPDLVPAAEAGRLSDLFLHLKGGAYTQRKPDDFKAWMESSHQQAQLIENELASGNPDLAKVTAAFKSLGASCKECHVAYRD